In the Caenorhabditis elegans chromosome X genome, one interval contains:
- the irk-1 gene encoding Inward rectifier potassium channel irk-1 (Confirmed by transcript evidence) has protein sequence MTLSVPDCAEMNRIRMSNHRKMSLGSAPLIANGRPSPPPRRTSLAESIRTLAFTARRNSSPLYRKSTKKLKKSRLVGKNGICNVYNTNVPKKDRQYLRDIFTTMIDVKWRWMLMLFASAFVLSWSIFGTTYYLIALVHGDLSLPTPVNHTACVMNLDSVYSSFLFAVETHHTIGYGHRYITTECYLAGAIVCLQAICALLLQSFMVGIVFAKMARPKKRAETIIFSDKAVICLRDGQLCFLCRVGDMRNTHLVEAHVRLQFITDRETNEGEIEPLHQFEMKVGPSIADDDRLFLVWPTTLCHVIDSRSPLYNYNQQTLMSAQFEIIVLLEGIVESTGMTAQAKTSYLPSEVLWGHRFRKLVTYQRSNGSYQIDYDLFHSTYPVRTPAMSPAEFYSSKPNLKDYYCHDSHEHKLEDNRSSDSTPLPSPSPYSYPSTPLNHFQSSSNSPVFSNNHSKFNTEAVTCEAGMLCPPTIVVQCPSTCASPNHMRRTRNQMDKSRTSSSCDLTRPSTALSDLEEECSDSGSPTKCQSPPVVPIHIEIVSET, from the exons atgaCGCTTTCAGTCCCGGATTGCGCAGAAATGAATCGAATTCGAATGTcaaatcacagaaaaatgaGTTTAGGAAGTGCGCCTTTGATTGCAAATGGAAGACCCAGTCCTCCTCCAAGAAGAACCAGTCTTGCAG aaagcaTCCGCACGCTGGCGTTCACCGCTCGACGAAACTCTTCACCCCTTTACCGCAAGTCGacaaaaaagctcaaaaaaagtcgacttgttggaaaaaatggcaTATGCAATGTTTACAACACCAATGTCCCCAAAAAGGACCGACAATACCTTCG AGATATATTTACCACCATGATTGATGTCAAATGGCGATGGATGCTTATGTTATTTGCCTCGGCGTTTGTATTGAG TTGGAGCATTTTTGGGACCACGTATTATCTGATTGCATTGGTTCATGGGGATTTATCACTGCCAACACCAGTCAATCACACAGCATGTGTTATGAATTTGGATTCCGTTTACTCGTCGTTTTTGTTCGCCGTTGAAACGCATCATACAATTGGTTACGGTCATCG atatattaCAACAGAATGTTACCTGGCAGGAGCTATTGTATGTCTTCAAGCCATTTGTGCTCTTCTCTTGCAATCGTTTATGGTTGGAATAGTGTTTGCAAAGATGGCACGCCCGAAAAAGAGGGCAGAAACTATTATATTTAG TGACAAAGCAGTTATTTGTTTGCGTGACGGTCAGCTTTGCTTTCTCTGCCGAGTTGGCGATATGCGGAATACTCATTTAGTGGAAGCCCATGTACGGCTTCAGTTCATAACGGACCGAGAAACCAACGAGGGAGAG ATTGAGCCCCTTcatcaatttgaaatgaaGGTGGGGCCTTCAATTGCTGACGACGACCGCCTTTTCTTG GTCTGGCCGACTACTCTGTGCCACGTCATTGATTCTCGCAGCCCTCTGTACAACTACAATCAGCAAACACTGATGTCTGcacaatttgaaataattgtgCTCCTAGAAGGAATTGTCGAATCAACCGGAATGACAGCTCAAGCGAAAACTTCCTATCTCCCATCAGAAGTTCTATGGGGTCACCGGTTTCGTAAACTTGTTACTTATCAACGATCAAATGGTTCTTATCAAATCGACTATGATCTCTTCCACAGCACATATCCAGTTCGTACTCCTGCAATGAGCCCTGCCGAGTTCTACTCATCGAAACCAAAT CTCAAGGACTATTATTGTCATGACAGTCACGAACACAAACTTGAAGATAATCGTTCTTCTGATTCCACTCCATTGCCATCTCCATCTCCATACAGCTACCCTTCAACTCCGCTGAACCATTTTCAATCGTCATCAAACTCCCCAGTATTTTCCAATaatcattcaaaattcaacacaGAG GCGGTGACATGTGAGGCTGGAATGCTGTGTCCTCCAACTATCGTTGTGCAATGTCCGTCAACATGTGCCTCACCCAATCATATGAGAAGAACTCGGAATCAAATGGATAAAAGTCGCACAAG cagcTCCTGCGACCTAACGCGACCCAGCACTGCTCTCTCAGATCTAGAAGAAGAGTGTTCCGACAGTGGATCCCCGACAAAATGTCAATCCCCTCCCGTGGTTCCCATTCACATTGAAATCGTCAGCGAGACGTAG
- the idpp-6 gene encoding Prion-like-(Q/N-rich)-domain-bearing protein (Confirmed by transcript evidence) — translation MKFMTLGTLFLLIQFVYSVRQEEPPKTQKSSEAQNFKATHDRLKRQNGYGMWNNGGEGGGAGEGGNFPMGNWNGPNSNGYSGPQQPPPDNSIKGSVGNKNSKPAEETENQNKEDGQTPWMPNEANGPSGYNNGPHPNGNFPNLNGYNNGPSSFNGGNTNVDDGIKGSVGAAVEPTKSPYPNNGYGYGNRNGYGNNFGFNRMAGGNGYGNSFGRPILPRGERFFRGRQAWRY, via the exons atgaaattcatGACACTTGGAACTCTATTCCTTCTGATTCAATTTGTATATTCTGTGAGGCAAGAAGAGCCACCGAAAACACAAAAGAGCAGTGAAGCACAAA attttaaAGCTACACATGATCGGCTGAAACGCCAAAATGGATATGGAATGTGGAATAATGGCGGTGAAGGAGGCGGAGCTGGAGAAGGAGGAAATTTCCCAATGGGCAATTGGAATGGACCAAACTCCAATG GCTACAGTGGTCCTCAGCAACCTCCTCCAGACAATAGTATCAAGGGAAGTGTGgggaataaaaattcaaagccAGCAGAAGAGActgaaaatcagaataaaGAAGATGGTCAGACCCCTTGGATGCCAAACGAAG ccAATGGCCCAAGTGGATATAATAATGGTCCTCACCCAAATGGAAACTTTCCGAACTTGAATGGGTATAACAACGGTCCCAGTTCATTCAATGGTGGAAACACTAATGTAGATGACGGTATTAAAGGGAGTGTTGGAGCAGCAGTTGAGCCAACTAAGTCACCATACCCAAACAATGGGTATGGGTACGGAAACCGAAACGGTTATGGAAATAATTTTGGTTTCAATCGTATGGCCGGAGGTAATGGTTATGGAAATAGTTTTGGAAGACCCATTCTTCCGAGAGGAGAGAGATTTTTCCGTGGGAGACAAGCCTGGagatattaa
- the bgal-2 gene encoding Glycoside hydrolase 35 catalytic domain-containing protein (Confirmed by transcript evidence): MRRELALFLVCSVFATVFGTDSSPSFKIDTVNSQFLLDGDPFTYIAGEIHYFRIPHQKWDDRLKRVRALGFNAITVPVPWNLHQFYQDETPILSGNLDLVKFIKAAESNGLYTILRIGPYISAEWDNGGLPWWLIRNTKIGKYRSSDPSFMTEVTQWWKHLLPKIYPLMRKNAGPVLMVQIEHFYGALGICDQQYLLQLANMAKENLGNDVVLFTVNPPVLQFMRCGTLPNILPTIEIVPNANAGEIESWFSMQKAFMQGAPAVASQFLINPFKLWGKNVSDPYPNNLIIQTAKTAFALNASLSFHMTHGGTNFGYWNGAVDPYPVTTSYDSFAPISEAGDVNPLYISIRNWISNIPGWQNPPTPIPANLPRTAYPDVQLTVFDTISGFIIGANPECWSSPETPRTAEYIRQGYGYIYYNTTIIECGSLYIPTFADNAYIFLNQNFVGALYKQFGSIHNNTIDVQGCLDQFNSLEIIIEITGRDHNNYPVMSRGIQGNVYMRNITLENWESCEVPIETYEISLVKNYESLKQHVFETIDFEKSQSAAIEQPSVFIGNLIIKTAPADTFLDTRGWGKGVVTINQYNIGRYWASIGPQQTLYIPSEFLHKGENLIMFYEFEGATTACTATACTAKFTNIPVFDY, translated from the exons ATGAGGCGAGAATTGGCTCTATTTCTTGTTTGTTCAGTATTTGCCACTGTTTTCGG AACAGATTCATCTCCATCATTCAAGATTGACACTGTGAATAGTCAATTTTTACTTGATGGAGATCCTTTCACCTACATTGCTGGAGAAATACACTATTTCCGAATTCCGCATCAAAAATGGGATGACCGTCTGAAGCGAGTGCGAGCGTTAGGATTTAATGCAATCACCGTACCAGTTCCTTGGAATCTTCATCAATTTTATCAAGATGAAACTCCTAtcctttctggaaatttggatttgGTCAAATTCATAAAAGCTGCTGAATCAAATGGATTGTATACGATTCTCAGAATTG GGCCGTACATTTCTGCTGAATGGGATAACGGCGGCCTTCCTTGGTGGCTCATCAGGAAtacgaaaattggaaagtacCGGAGCAGTGACCCATC ATTTATGACGGAAGTAACTCAATGGTGGAAACATCTACTTCCAAAAATCTACCCGCTCATGAGAAAAAACGCCGGGCCCGTTCTCATGGttcaaattgagcatttttacgGTGCGCTCGGCATTTGTGATCAGCAATATCTTCTACAGCTTGCAAATATGGCGAAGGAGAATTTAGGAAATGATGTTGTTCTTTTCACTGTCAATCCACCAGTTCTTCAATTTATGAGATGTGGAACACTTCCAAATATTCTACCAACTATCGAAATTGTGCCAAATGCAAATGCCGGGGAAATTGAAAGTTGGTTCAGTATGCAAAAAGCATTCATGCAAG GTGCGCCGGCAGTTGCTTCGCAGTTTCTTATCAATCCATTCAAACTATGGggcaaaaatgtttctgatcCTTACCCAAATAATCTTATTATTCAAACGGCAAAAA ccgCATTTGCATTGAATGCTAGTTTAAGCTTTCATATGACTCACGGCGGCACAAATTTCGGATATTGGAACGGAGCCGTCGATCCTTACCCTGTCACCACGTCATATGACTCATTTGCTCCTATTTCTGAAGCTGGTGATGTTAATCCACTGTATATTTCCATTAGAAATTGGATCAGCAACATTCCTGGCTGGCAGAATCCGCCGACTCCAATTCCAGCTAACTTACCACGGACTGCGTATCCTGACGTCCAACTCACAGTATTTGACACAATTTCTGGTTTCATAATTGGCGCAAATCCCGAATGCTGGAGCAGCCCAGAAACGCCTAGAACGGCTGAATATATTCGTCAAGGATATGGATACATTTATTATAATACT ACCATTATTGAGTGCGGATCCCTGTATATTCCAACTTTTGCTGACAATGCGTATATTTTCTTGAATCAAAACTTTGTG GGTGCCCTTTACAAACAATTTGGCTCAATTCACAATAACACCATAGATGTTCAAGGATGTTTGGACCAGTTCAACTCATTGGAAATCATAATTGAAATAACTGGTAGAGACCATAACAACTACCCTGTTATGTCAAGA GGAATTCAAGGAAATGTCTACATGCGTAACATAACTCTCGAGAATTGGGAGAGCTGTGAAGTTCCAATTGAAACATACGAAATTAGTTTGGTGAAAAATTACGAGAGTCTGAAGCAACATGTTTTCGAAACAATTGACTTTGAA aAATCTCAATCGGCAGCAATAGAGCAACCGTCGGTGTTCattggaaatttaataatCAAAACAGCTCCAGCTGACACTTTTCTAGACACAAGAGGTTGGGGAAAAGGCGTTGTGACTATCAATCAGTACAACATTGGACGATATTGGGCTTCTATTGGACCACAG caaactcTTTATATTCCATCGGAATTCCTTCACAAAGGGGAAAATCTCATCATGTTTTACGAATTTGAAGGCGCCACAACAGCCTGTACAGCAACTGCTTGTACagcaaaattcacaaatatcCCGGTGTTTGATTATTGA
- the sgca-1 gene encoding Dystroglycan-type cadherin-like domain-containing protein (Confirmed by transcript evidence) has translation MKIRLLDFSIFSILLLFRTSKSFKAPTHVTATKGKFFVHTLHSAHFFPSTVKVKWEATLNKKPALPNWLRLLPSRHPEIAYLIGTPVTNVQHVTLHVIAKRLDNFDIQQRMVVINLVEDSLYQGNTQQVFELPINGLDVEDLVSNRDRKISQLENSLRNTFRGRNVNPYIAGVRSRYIIPRGKEHIFKNSFGTMVYVGTQQKFYPGTMSIVHNLQTMPEFCSNPSSVVMNKYFAPTFPVDWCNVAVRNISSLEGEGIDELIKDEQEEKLTKANPDQNLNEKPEQPPRELYGYSEHGFSIVLFAIILGVSILFVFALVLIFFGSREGQKWRDDKTSGETLGEFISIRDNQKKLRELSLQRQLLSMGPDTNSTAPSGIHSYLQSRSRAPSTSIARFSKSASRLNDKEDTIELLPSVDHVPVGKQTVAEAAKQCGSSLHLYRNPLSNESDEQDTESSDEDN, from the exons atgaaaattcgtttactcgatttttcgatattctCCATTTTGTTGCTATTTCGAACGTCGAAATCATTCAAAGCTCCTACTCACGTGACTGCAACCAAGGGAAAGTTTTTTGTCCACACTCTCCATTCTGCACACTTTTTCCCGAGCACAG ttaaagTGAAATGGGAAGCTACGCTAAACAAAAAGCCGGCTCTTCCAAACTGGTTACGTCTCTTACCGTCGCGACACCCGGAAATCGCTTATCTAATAG GCACACCGGTCACAAATGTGCAGCATGTTACACTACACGTGATTGCGAAACGACTGGATAATTTTGATATACAGCAAAGAATGGTGGTGATTAATTTGGTGGAAGACT CATTGTATCAAGGAAATACGCAACAAGTTTTTGAACTGCCAATAAATGGACTAGATGTAGAGGATTTAGTTTCAAATCGAGACAGAAAAATAA GTCAACTAGAAAACTCATTGCGAAACACATTCCGGGGAAGAAATGTAAACCCATATATTGCAGGTGTTCGCTCCAGATACATTATTCCACGTGGCAAGgagcacattttcaaaaatagtttcgg aacaatGGTGTATGTTGGTACACAGCAAAAGTTCTATCCCGGAACCATGTCAATTGTACACAATTTACAAACTATGCCCGAGTTTTGTTCAAATCCCTCATCTGTCGTGATGAATAAGTATTTTGCACCAACATTTCCGGTGGACTGGTGTAATGTTGCGGTA AGAAATATTTCATCTCTTGAAGGAGAAGGTATTGATGAATTGATAAAGGATGAACAAGAAGAGAAACTGACAAAAGCGAATCCAGATCAG aatttgaacgAAAAACCTGAACAACCCCCACGTGAACTATATGGATACTCAGAACATGGTTTTAGCATCGTCTTATTTGCCATAATTCTTGGtgtttcaattctttttgtttttgcactcgtgctcattttttttgggtcaaGAGAAGGGCAGAAATGGAGAGACGACAAAACGTCTGG TGAAACATTGGGCGAATTCATTAGCATTCGTGACAATCAGAAGAAGCTCCGCGAACTATCACTTCAAAGGCAACTTCTGAGCATGGGACCAGACACGAACTCCACTGCGCCTTCTGGAATTCATTCTTATTTACAATCAAGAAGTAGAGCTCCAAGCACTAGTATTGCGAGATTTAGCAAAAGTGCGAGTAGACTTAATGATAAAG AGGATACAATTGAGCTTCTCCCTTCAGTTGATCATGTCCCGGTTGGAAAACAAACTGTTGCAGAAGCGGCAAAACAGTGTGGAAGTTCTTTGCATTTGTACAGAAACCCTCTGAGTAATGAAAGTGATGAACAGGATACGGAGAGTTCTGATGAAGACAACTAG
- the sgca-1 gene encoding CADG domain-containing protein (Confirmed by transcript evidence), giving the protein MVVINLVEDSLYQGNTQQVFELPINGLDVEDLVSNRDRKISQLENSLRNTFRGRNVNPYIAGVRSRYIIPRGKEHIFKNSFGTMVYVGTQQKFYPGTMSIVHNLQTMPEFCSNPSSVVMNKYFAPTFPVDWCNVAVRNISSLEGEGIDELIKDEQEEKLTKANPDQNLNEKPEQPPRELYGYSEHGFSIVLFAIILGVSILFVFALVLIFFGSREGQKWRDDKTSGETLGEFISIRDNQKKLRELSLQRQLLSMGPDTNSTAPSGIHSYLQSRSRAPSTSIARFSKSASRLNDKEDTIELLPSVDHVPVGKQTVAEAAKQCGSSLHLYRNPLSNESDEQDTESSDEDN; this is encoded by the exons ATGGTGGTGATTAATTTGGTGGAAGACT CATTGTATCAAGGAAATACGCAACAAGTTTTTGAACTGCCAATAAATGGACTAGATGTAGAGGATTTAGTTTCAAATCGAGACAGAAAAATAA GTCAACTAGAAAACTCATTGCGAAACACATTCCGGGGAAGAAATGTAAACCCATATATTGCAGGTGTTCGCTCCAGATACATTATTCCACGTGGCAAGgagcacattttcaaaaatagtttcgg aacaatGGTGTATGTTGGTACACAGCAAAAGTTCTATCCCGGAACCATGTCAATTGTACACAATTTACAAACTATGCCCGAGTTTTGTTCAAATCCCTCATCTGTCGTGATGAATAAGTATTTTGCACCAACATTTCCGGTGGACTGGTGTAATGTTGCGGTA AGAAATATTTCATCTCTTGAAGGAGAAGGTATTGATGAATTGATAAAGGATGAACAAGAAGAGAAACTGACAAAAGCGAATCCAGATCAG aatttgaacgAAAAACCTGAACAACCCCCACGTGAACTATATGGATACTCAGAACATGGTTTTAGCATCGTCTTATTTGCCATAATTCTTGGtgtttcaattctttttgtttttgcactcgtgctcattttttttgggtcaaGAGAAGGGCAGAAATGGAGAGACGACAAAACGTCTGG TGAAACATTGGGCGAATTCATTAGCATTCGTGACAATCAGAAGAAGCTCCGCGAACTATCACTTCAAAGGCAACTTCTGAGCATGGGACCAGACACGAACTCCACTGCGCCTTCTGGAATTCATTCTTATTTACAATCAAGAAGTAGAGCTCCAAGCACTAGTATTGCGAGATTTAGCAAAAGTGCGAGTAGACTTAATGATAAAG AGGATACAATTGAGCTTCTCCCTTCAGTTGATCATGTCCCGGTTGGAAAACAAACTGTTGCAGAAGCGGCAAAACAGTGTGGAAGTTCTTTGCATTTGTACAGAAACCCTCTGAGTAATGAAAGTGATGAACAGGATACGGAGAGTTCTGATGAAGACAACTAG
- the asp-3 gene encoding Aspartic protease 3 (Confirmed by transcript evidence), with protein sequence MSGRVFLLLALVALASAIQRIKLEKRTYTREQYKFGSIQEHLKAKYVPGYIPNKDAFNEGLSDYSNAQYYGPVTIGTPPQNFQVLFDTGSSNLWVPCANCPFGDIACRMHNRFDCKKSSSCTATGASFEIQYGTGSMKGTVDNDVVCFGHDTTYCTDKNQGLACATSEPGITFVAAKFDGIFGMGWDTISVNKISQPMDQIFANSAICKNQLFAFWLSRDANDITNGGEITLCDTDPNHYVGNIAWEPLVSEDYWRIKLASVVIDGTTYTSGPIDSIVDTGTSLLTGPTDVIKKIQHKIGGIPLFNGEYEVECSKIPSLPNITFNLGGQNFDLQGKDYILQMSNGNGGSTCLSGFMGMDIPAPAGPLWILGDVFIGRFYSVFDHGNKRVGFATSRTGK encoded by the exons ATGTCGGGCCGCGTTTTCCTTCTTCTGGCTCTTGTCGCCTTGGCTTCTGCCATCCAGAG aaTCAAGCTCGAGAAGCGCACTTACACTCGTGAACAATACAAGTTCGGATCAATCCAAGAGCATCTTAAGGCCAAGTACGTCCCAGGATACATTCCAAACAAGGATGCATTCAACGAGGGTCTTTCTGATTACTCCAATGCTCAATACTATGGACCAGTGACCATTGGAACTCCACCACAAAACTTCCAAGTTTTGTTCGATACTGGATCCTCCAACTTGTGGGTGCCATGCGCCAACTGCCCATTCGGAGATATTGCCTGCAGAATGCACAACAGA tttgattGCAAGAAGTCTTCTTCCTGCACTGCTACTGGAGCCTCTTTCGAGATCCAATACGGAACTGGATCCATGAAGGGAACCGTTGACAACGATGTTGTCTGC tTCGGACATGATACCACCTACTGTACTGATAAGAACCAAGGATTGGCCTGTGCTACTTCTGAGCCAGGAATCACCTTCGTCGCTGCCAAGTTTGACGGTATCTTCGGAATGGGATGGGACACTATCTCTGTTAACAAGATCTCTCAGCCAATGGACCAAATCTTCGCCAACTCCGCCATCTGCAAGAATCAACTATTCGCTTTCTGGCTTAGCCGTGACGCCAACGACATCACCAACGGAGGAGAAATTACCCTTTGCGACACCGATCCGAACCACTACGTCGGAAACATCGCTTGGGAGCCACTCGTCTCTGAGGACTACTGGAGAATCAAGCTCGCTTCGGTTGTCATCGATGGAACCACCTACACCAGCGGACCAATCGACTCGATTGTTGACACTGGAACTTCCCTTCTCACTGGACCAACTGATGTCATCAAGAAGATCCAACACAAGATCGGAGGAATCCCACTCTTCAATGGAGAGTACGAAGTTGAGTGCAGCAAGATTCCATCTCTTCCAAACATCACCTTCAACCTCGGAGGACAAAACTTCGATCTTCAAGGAAAGGACTACATCCTTCAAATGTCCAACGGAAACGGAGGATCCACCTGCCTCTCTGGATTCATGGGAATGGATATTCCAGCCCCAGCCGGACCACTCTGGATTCTCGGAGACGTCTTCATCGGACGCTTCTACTCGGTCTTCGATCATGGAAACAAGAGAGTTGGATTTGCCACCTCTAGAACCGGAAAATAA